AACCACACATGTTTTGCTTCAGGACGAATAGAGATTTGATTGCGTAAGGCGGGTTCAATTGTATTGAATATACACATGGTGACCAAGGCATTGGTGGATTGCCATGTTTCGAAATTATCAGCCGTGGCCGCGGGTTTGTTGATTGTTCCGTCAAGATAACTGAGCTTGCCTTTAGCCATGAGTGCAAGATGAAAAGAACGAGAGCATTCGTCATAATTGTTCTCGTTAAAAACAATCGGGGTTATACTGTGACCCAGATTTTCAACGTGAACCATTGTGTATGACGGGGTTTTCTGGGTGGCAACGATTGCAGAATCGGGCATGGTGAATTttgaaagagaaaagaaaaaaattgaggaAGACAGCAGATGATAGAGATGACAAAACGAGACCTAGCTCGATACCATGTTAAATGATGTGAATGAGATAACTAGTTTTATGTCCCCTGAAAATTCACGGGGTTCATAAATAATGTACGTTAGTCCGTTTAGTTAGCTTATGATTCTTGGGTTCGGTTTTCCTAATCAAATTAAAAAATTGAGGTTTACGTGAGCATATAATAGATGAAAGTAACAATCAGTTCTCTCTTTGTGACATTCTAAATTCTACTGCCACATATTTCACTTTCCATTCCTTCAATTATTGAGATCGATAACGTGGTTTAAAAGAAGGGAAAAAAGCGAAAAGAAGATAATATCACTATTCTTCGAAATCTCTCATATTTTGAATAGATTTAAATGTATGGGAGATGCATGGTGCTTAATTTTGCTCAATAAATCAATAATTTTGTGCTATATATATTTCTAATGTGATGAGACAAATTAAGATGAGAAAGATCTAACCCAATAACACTAACTATCTATTCTCAAAGAAAAAAAATAACACTAACTATGGATTAGCATATGTGATGTCCGTACATGAGTAGTAAGTAAAAAGGTTTGCACTACTCTTCTAAACTTGTGTAGGAAACATTATCCTTAAAACCTTAGAAAATTTTCATCTAATTGGGGAGAAAAACTCATAAGAATTCTTTAATACATAGCATGACAAAATGTTGCTCTATGGTAGAACACTTACCCAGTTTTGTAAGTTTGCCGTATTTAATGATAACTTAGACATTTTATCATGATAAAAGCAATTTTGTTTATCTTTATTTAGACTGCAATAATCGACCACATGTAAACTATGAAGTTTTATTTATTTAGTGTAAATGATTTATCTTCATGCACTAAATATCACTTTCCacaatttgcttttgttcttatACACGCTAAGAGTTAAATTTTCAATTGCAACTCTAAATGAAAAATATACTAGCTAAAACTTAGCCAACGAAATTTAATTTAACAAAACTCCTTCAATATTAACTCGTATTACGGAAGATAAAAACGATCATTCCTACATACGGAGTACAAATTATacacaaaaatgataaaatttcATAAACTTACGACAAAAATTTATCACAATAAAGTTAAAGATCTCATTACTGAGAATATGGTATATTAATTGTTCAAGACACACATGATTTAGAATAAATAAGAGGAAAAAATAACGCAACAAATGAAAAGTACTAGGGTAAAATTTACATATGGATTGTGCGTGCTTGCTTGAATAAGAAtgtcacccccccccccccctactactaagagaataaaattctcttagtATTTTCCCGCCCAAGTGTTTTCCCACTTTGATGGGACTGCCTTATGAATTGTAAACAGCACAAAACACGTTCTAAGTTGGGCCCTCGACTTAAACTAATTGATTTTGCATTGAATTGGCATCATTACTAAAATTCTAAGGTGACAATTCTTGGAAACTTATACTTGGAAATAAATTATGCTTTGACTTTTCTAATTATACAATCCTATAGGGAAACAAAATATAATTTGCCCCTCAAACTATGCAATGCTAACAATATTATTTCGAAAAACTCAAATCATAATATctcaaatcacaataaattaccccCAATATACATTATCTTATATCAATTCATCAGAGATAAAATCCGAAAAAATAACATCATATCATTTACTCCTAATATATTATGCAATCTTTACAACATATCAATCCCCATTTATttttactactaagagaataaaactctTAGTAATTTTCCCACCTAAATTGTATAATCCTCATATGAGCCTATTTATTTGGATATTAAATCATTGGGAATGGGAATGAGAATGGATAACAACCCACTAAATTGTAGTTAAACGTGCATCCCGTTATATTATGATAATCTAGGGTGTTATTATACAATCTCCATAATTACGCACTAAAATTATTATGCAATCATCTCCATAATTATCATTCTTCATCAGTTAATACATATTTGATCCGATGATATAAATCTCACGAGATTTATGCCTTTAGTGAATACAATAATATAATatttattttttgaataaagttgaccAAGTAATTCAAGTAAAATTCATTAATTTATTCGGATTAAAAATGTCGActttcctattttatttattataatagtAGAATTTTATCAATATTATTCCCAAGAaactgaaaatgagttgaaactaATACTCTAAATGCAAACATATCTAGCAATTACATCTAAAAGTTACCGTGCTGTAGCACTGGGTCTATACtagttcacaaaatctcattgaagacggcacgtatccgtcactttggagtgacggataccatttcctctcacaaatgacctaaatagaggagagagggaagcacatgggggtgcccccaccttgttccccctatccgttttgtgagtgacattacccgtcacttgctccgacccgtcttcagcaagactaacttaTACTAGTTTTATATAGGATGAAGAAAGAAAGCTCAAAGGTTTAATCATTTAGAATATGACGACCGTTTTTATTATTTAAGTgacaacattaatattattacttattAATAAATAGATGCATTTCATTAAACTTCAACCTACAATGAGTTAAAGAGTTATAAAGATAATAAATGATGGGGAGGTGAAAAGGTATGAGTTCAGTTTTTCAAGTTTGTTACTCGCATGACATGGATTGTGATGTGGACATGGAATGTGACATGGCTAGTAATTATCAACTGACAAATGTCGTTTGTTTAGTGCTCAACttgccttttaataatattattatatagATATGAGAGAATTGTAATTACAAATGAATTGCTTGTTATTAACTTGATTGTATAAAGGAAATATTCTATCTATATATACAAGCAGGGGATGAGATACTTACGGAAGCGAATAATTTTGTTGCTAAATTACGGGAGGCGGATATTGTGTTGCTTATTTAGCAGCTTGAGCCAACGGCTCTTTTGTGGTATGGagctgatgcgtgcattttatatagactttttgtgccgtatttgcacgcatctctatgcattttatgtagtgtttagctacaaatgtcccccgaattgactactttggtttctcttgccctatttgcaggaatgaaccaaagagaagcgaaATCAAGATTAGAACATGtctctatgcatgcatttaggagatgagttgagttggagcttggaaactactaatttgtgatgcgcatagaagtaaggtagctaggcgagtaaaggaagagcttcatataactagtgcctactttgaagagccataactcaagttctacaactgatattcaagtgattccaatgaagatgaaagattatcctcttagctttccaacgccataaaaatcgcttgtttttgacaagtaacgaagaaatggcggccgtttgaaattcagtgcgcgaagcagaaaTTATGcgctagaaaccactcgatcgagtactatagtcctcgatcgagtactttttgtgttCGATCAAGAGGTGCCTTTTTGGtggtcttcgatcgagtactttttgtgctCGATCAGTCTCGTTGGCTTGGCATTCAGTGGCCTTCAAACCAGCCTTTTATATGGGGACCGTGGACATAATTCGTTTCTTTTGTTGCCTTGTCTAAATGATGTATAGGTTACTATAGAATTACAATTTTGTATTTGGTGTTGATGTAAGaaaacctatatatatatatatatatatatatatatatatatatatatatatatatatatatatatatatatatattcttttATATATTGCCTTGTTGAGGATTTCATTAAATGATCACACGGGTTGTTtaatacaatatcacgggttattcAAACAATAGGTTACTATAAGATATTGAACAATTTTGTatttaatcctcaatcctcaaatatttaggagttctaagaaaatatatatatatatatatattatatatatatatatatatatatatatatatatatatatatatatatatatatatatatatatatatatatatatatattcacattctaccaaaaaaaagtataaaattcaactcaatttttttttttgaaaatgtcaAGAAAATAATAGCGGATCCCATTGATTTATCATTTCCTATAAATTTTTGCTTTCCATAAATGTTACAGTTTAACTTACTCCCATCATTTTTTGCTGATCACGTACATATAATCAGGAAACAAAGCAATTGagattttgggttttttgatgTGTTAAAAGTTGAAAAAATCCATTTAATCAATCAGACATGTCTCCTAGTCAGGTGAAATTTCAGTTCAtgtttatttgtttatttgttttcgtttgttaaTTTGTTGAAATTTTGTGTTTTTTAAGGTTGTTAGTTTGTTTGAAACTTGGGATTGAGCTTAATTTTGTCGTAGTTTACTTCAATTTGTTTCTTGCTTTGTGGTTAATGTTGCAATTTTAGGTTAAAGTTTGTGGCCATGTTTGGTAAACAACGGATTAACATTAGCAGAAACATATTTAGAAATCAGATTTGACTAGCAGAATGATTTAataggtttgactagcatatttaTTTAGCAGAATTGTTTTAGAGGTGTTTGGTAATTGACGGTTTTAGATTAGCAGATTGTTTAGATCCTTTGTAAAATGACAAAATAAGAATATGAAGAaattatttattatatatataaaaggaAGGTTAGTATATTTTAAGGGGGTAAGTAAGATAATTTTTTTCTTTCCAATCCGCTAACCCAATATGTTGGTAGGAGCAGCATATTGAAAAATAGCATATTGGACCTCAATATGCCATTTCAATATGCCATTAACCAAACGCTCTAAATAGCATATTCGTAAGTCGAACATGCTAAACCTATCCAATATACTGAAATTTGGccaatatgccatttaccaaacagagcATGTATCTTTTAAGTTAAACTTAGTAGAATTCAATTAACTTGGGTTTTTGGTAATCAAttctatatattaaatccagaaaccaagggacttcaatgtaattaaagaaagttgtacaaattaattatactatatagttttaaatcaatagcaccgtgtgatagacccgattaagggatctcaatgcaaatattatatagtttgggttaaaattaaattatatagaagctttgtaattttcctaaacatggtcaatttccttaaaataaaataattaattaagatggtcaatttcaaggagactaaaagaaagaagatgtctagtaattttcctaaatatttatagaagactagaacatggtcaattttcttaaaataaaataattaattagtataaacatgcacacttatggtattaattattatcatcataaaattatatattaaatttaaaatctttgcaattttattaaattttagaGTTTATtaaatgtatagagatgttaattatttaacatacaaaaatataataagtaggttataaatgattcaagttagatttcataatatataatattgcataattctttcgatacgatttaatgcatatttgtaatatatttatataaatacataatcctcttaaaattgcatgcctaagtagtaaaagtaatttcgtcagtaaagaaaagaattgtagtaacatgggatatagttatatgatagtaatcactcatttgaatagtaaaagtaacaatattatcaacgagattagtgagagtggtagaaacaacaacgggagtactgaaataatcaatattaatggggcaatagtgaaagtaacaataattacggtggaagtagtgaaattatctataaaatattattaaaaggcatCCTAAAAAATGTCAACTAGACAAAGCCCCGTAGGATGTGGAAAAGCCACATAGATATTCACATTGCCACCTTGGTTAAGATTGACACACGCCTACCCAACCATTCTCCACGAAGAcatctatactatatagttaaaaggctacttatgccatttaattttattccacatgtcatttttagattggttaatattaattaatttaaatttatattacttacttgattaatgacaattgacaacataacattaatttataaaattaattttttaattgaatgttttgtaataaaacttgttaatgaattgattaaagtttttcatagtttttttttttaatttattttcatacGATGAAATATTGGTTGGATatgttgtatatttttttttggtaaaaagttAAACTTCACCTTCCTGAAATTGTACCACTTAAAATTTACACCTACATCTATTTATTTAAGATCGTTATACAAacctttttaattaaaaataaaataattgtgaattttaataatattcttaaaagtaaaggtatgacattttatttcaaccactatttaggatcaataataataatagtaattttcattaatattttttcctatttttttACCTTTTGAGCTTCTCACTAATGaattatcttatttaataatactcataactcaAAATTAAATGAAAAGGCAAATTAAAAGATGGGAATCAATAGTTTATAATGGCTATTAAACCTACAATA
This genomic window from Silene latifolia isolate original U9 population unplaced genomic scaffold, ASM4854445v1 scaffold_124, whole genome shotgun sequence contains:
- the LOC141637631 gene encoding uncharacterized protein LOC141637631 codes for the protein MPDSAIVATQKTPSYTMVHVENLGHSITPIVFNENNYDECSRSFHLALMAKGKLSYLDGTINKPAATADNFETWQSTNALVTMCIFNTIEPALRNQISIRPEAKHVWLDIKNHFNQINESRIYLLQADLFACRQGPTESLVTYYGRMTAIWNVLSELDVIPVLLGTR